One stretch of Nitrospirota bacterium DNA includes these proteins:
- a CDS encoding HEAT repeat domain-containing protein encodes MQGLEKLLNDNDIEIRREALEHLRGQSGDFAIKILLKAMEDTSWRVRNTATDILIQDHPAESFIKGLINLLYFEDNAGARNSAIDALIRLNTKVTPYLIEAFDTPNKDVRKFIIDVLGEYKDSRSLPLMLNALRDEDENVRATAIEHIGKVRESSVVDALIEITGGDDIWTAYPAADALGRIGDRKAVPALLKALEKKTLRSPSIKALSLIGDPDTLKYIIPFLEDPTKTIQEEALRATERFYHKGTSEEFITGEIAKRFGDRALEILVSHAWSSKPKVRTSAILILGLMRDERAFSPLLEISQEEDLAEDVKRAFVFIGRNRPESLVRLFDTESIAQKRFICDVAGRIASHVYYPVFEKLLQDDDGHIRSIAALALSRIGDPRAIEPLKHLLADPYEDVQEAAVDALSHFGSMLAVKELIEMLRHPSSRIRKNASLLLGKIGAKEAIPYLGFALKDGDVNVRKACVEAFSLLKTEDSVRYLIIALTDEDTSIRVSSALSLGRIGGEEVFNALTLLLSDSDDSVRVAVSKAFGNLKDARAVDHLITLLTDKNGFVVTTAIESLSRLGGAKSKSALLQMLSADDQEIRRTAIKALANFEAVDDYLIPFLKDSDWATRMAAVEVLGKNAKGAVRNELEKLLDREEDPIVKKAAEKSLKNTP; translated from the coding sequence ATGCAGGGACTGGAGAAACTTCTTAACGACAACGACATCGAGATCAGAAGGGAGGCCCTTGAACACCTCAGGGGACAGTCCGGAGATTTCGCGATTAAGATCCTCCTGAAGGCAATGGAGGACACAAGCTGGAGGGTCAGGAATACCGCAACAGATATTCTCATTCAAGATCATCCTGCGGAATCCTTTATTAAAGGTCTGATCAATCTGCTTTATTTCGAGGATAATGCCGGTGCCAGAAATTCCGCAATAGATGCGCTCATACGACTTAATACCAAAGTCACCCCATATCTGATAGAAGCATTTGATACCCCCAATAAGGATGTGAGGAAATTTATAATAGATGTGCTGGGTGAATATAAGGACAGCAGATCATTGCCACTGATGCTGAATGCGCTCAGGGACGAGGATGAAAACGTACGTGCCACAGCCATAGAGCATATCGGCAAAGTCCGCGAGTCATCCGTAGTTGATGCCTTAATAGAAATAACCGGGGGTGACGATATCTGGACAGCATATCCGGCTGCTGACGCACTCGGCAGGATAGGGGACCGCAAAGCTGTTCCCGCGCTTCTGAAGGCCCTCGAAAAGAAAACGCTCAGGTCACCGTCCATCAAAGCGCTGAGCCTGATTGGCGACCCTGATACCCTGAAATATATCATACCCTTTCTGGAAGACCCCACAAAAACCATTCAGGAAGAAGCCCTCCGGGCAACCGAACGGTTTTATCATAAGGGAACGAGCGAGGAGTTCATTACAGGCGAGATCGCGAAGCGATTCGGTGACCGGGCCCTGGAGATCCTCGTATCCCACGCATGGTCAAGCAAACCGAAGGTCAGGACATCCGCGATTCTGATTCTCGGCCTCATGAGAGATGAGAGGGCTTTCTCTCCGTTGCTGGAGATTTCCCAGGAGGAGGATTTGGCCGAGGATGTCAAGCGGGCATTCGTGTTTATCGGCAGGAACCGTCCTGAATCCCTTGTAAGGCTTTTTGATACGGAAAGTATTGCCCAGAAGCGCTTCATCTGTGACGTTGCCGGGAGAATAGCCTCTCATGTATATTACCCCGTCTTTGAGAAACTGCTGCAGGATGATGACGGACACATCAGGTCTATTGCCGCTCTCGCTCTCTCAAGAATCGGTGACCCGCGGGCAATAGAGCCGCTAAAACATCTGCTGGCAGACCCGTATGAGGATGTCCAGGAGGCTGCCGTTGATGCGCTTTCTCATTTCGGCAGCATGCTTGCAGTCAAAGAGCTCATTGAAATGCTCAGACATCCGAGTTCCCGCATCAGAAAAAATGCATCCCTGCTCCTCGGAAAAATAGGAGCCAAAGAGGCCATCCCGTATCTCGGTTTTGCATTGAAGGATGGTGATGTCAATGTCAGAAAAGCCTGTGTCGAGGCATTTTCGCTTCTGAAAACAGAGGATTCTGTCCGTTACCTCATTATTGCACTCACTGATGAGGACACGTCTATAAGGGTCTCGTCTGCACTCAGCCTCGGCCGCATAGGAGGAGAAGAAGTGTTTAATGCCCTTACCCTTCTTTTATCCGATTCGGATGATTCTGTGAGGGTTGCAGTCTCAAAGGCCTTCGGCAACCTGAAGGATGCAAGGGCAGTTGATCACCTCATCACACTCCTTACTGACAAAAACGGGTTTGTAGTGACAACGGCCATTGAATCTCTCAGCAGGCTGGGAGGAGCCAAATCAAAATCTGCGCTGCTTCAGATGCTTTCTGCCGATGACCAGGAAATCAGGAGGACGGCAATTAAGGCACTTGCGAATTTCGAGGCCGTAGATGATTATCTGATTCCTTTCCTGAAAGACAGTGACTGGGCGACGAGAATGGCAGCCGTCGAGGTTTTGGGAAAGAACGCAAAGGGTGCGGTTCGGAATGAACTCGAAAAGCTTCTCGACAGAGAGGAAGATCCGATTGTGAAAAAAGCGGCTGAAAAAAGCCTGAAAAATACCCCCTGA
- a CDS encoding chemotaxis protein CheW: MKVAVFIIGSDYFGIDIKRIVEILNPQKVYSLPELPEFLSGVITVRGEVIPLLDLRKRFGIKSAASKELIIVVHYDNEKIGLLVDEIKGIIPLNPDAITSPPAIFKGLKKRYLTGLARQEDNIIILLNMDYLLTSEEKILLRESEEIFEKDAGTGETS, encoded by the coding sequence ATGAAAGTAGCGGTATTCATAATAGGATCAGACTATTTCGGGATTGATATCAAGAGAATCGTGGAGATACTAAATCCACAGAAGGTCTATTCCCTGCCCGAGCTTCCCGAATTTCTTTCCGGTGTTATCACAGTGAGAGGCGAGGTCATACCTCTTCTGGATCTCCGAAAAAGGTTCGGCATAAAGTCTGCCGCATCAAAAGAGCTTATCATTGTAGTGCATTATGACAATGAAAAGATAGGCCTGCTTGTGGATGAAATAAAGGGGATAATCCCCCTTAACCCGGATGCGATTACTTCCCCCCCTGCCATCTTCAAGGGACTGAAAAAAAGATATCTCACGGGCCTCGCAAGGCAGGAGGATAATATTATAATCCTCCTGAATATGGATTATCTGCTCACCTCGGAGGAAAAGATACTGCTCAGGGAATCAGAGGAGATTTTTGAAAAAGATGCAGGGACTGGAGAAACTTCTTAA
- a CDS encoding protein-glutamate O-methyltransferase CheR, which translates to MFEKEEIIPLEDDVFRLLRDFIRDYCGIFFDDDSKYLLEKRLSRRIRLLHFSNFREYFRYLLYHKKRDEELSSIIDILTVNETYFFREQNQLRTFSEEILPELKETNDDIRSVRIWSAGCSTGEEPYTLAMLILEKRRFQEWKVEIFGSDINQRVLQVARSGIYRKNSFRTTEPYFLTKYFEEKEGGFRISDSVRQYVNFSHLNLLDPFKVRLVGKVDVIFCRNVLIYFDYPSRKKVIDMFYERLSGGGYLLLGHAESLINISTAFTLKHFKYDMVYQKPLRKTAHV; encoded by the coding sequence ATGTTTGAAAAAGAAGAGATAATTCCGCTTGAAGACGACGTCTTCAGGCTTTTGAGGGATTTTATCAGGGATTATTGCGGCATTTTTTTTGATGACGACTCAAAGTATCTCCTTGAAAAAAGACTCTCAAGAAGGATCCGGCTTCTTCATTTCAGCAATTTCAGGGAATACTTCAGGTACCTGCTCTACCACAAGAAACGGGACGAGGAACTCTCGTCCATTATCGATATCCTTACCGTAAATGAAACATATTTCTTCAGGGAACAGAACCAGCTCAGGACATTCAGCGAAGAGATACTCCCGGAGCTTAAGGAAACCAACGATGACATCAGATCCGTCAGGATATGGTCTGCCGGGTGTTCGACAGGTGAGGAGCCGTATACCCTTGCAATGCTTATACTTGAGAAAAGGCGGTTCCAGGAATGGAAAGTTGAAATCTTCGGGAGCGATATCAACCAGAGGGTTCTCCAGGTGGCGAGAAGCGGCATATACAGGAAAAATTCCTTCAGGACAACAGAACCGTATTTCCTGACAAAATATTTCGAGGAAAAGGAAGGCGGATTCAGAATATCAGACAGCGTCAGGCAATATGTAAATTTCAGCCACCTCAATCTCCTCGACCCCTTTAAGGTCAGGCTGGTCGGCAAGGTTGATGTTATTTTCTGCAGAAACGTGTTAATCTATTTTGATTACCCGTCAAGGAAAAAAGTCATCGACATGTTTTACGAAAGACTTTCGGGGGGGGGCTACTTGCTGCTGGGACATGCTGAATCACTGATTAACATATCGACCGCCTTCACCCTGAAACACTTTAAATACGATATGGTGTATCAAAAACCTCTGAGGAAAACCGCCCATGTCTAA